The Chamaesiphon minutus PCC 6605 DNA window CCCGTCAGCGCAGTAACCGCCGCACGCGGCTTGTTGATGGCATTACGCAGCTCGCCAGGAATTCTCAATCTCGGAGGCAAAGAACGGCTGTCTCGTTATGAGTTTGGACGATTGTTAGCCGAAGCTTTTGGGTTTGACTTATCGCTGTTGTTGCCAATTTCCCAACGAGATCTACCGATGGCAGCTCCCCGCGCCGCAGATGTTTCGCTAGATAGTACTAAGGCGATCGCGCTAGGCTACAATTTACCACCATTACGGCAAGAGTTAGAGTCTCTTCGGTTGGCGATAACCCCATAACGGGTAATGGGTAGCGATTCGCGCAACTCATAAGGAGTGGCTACGCCAACGTCGGGTTTCCCACAGGTGACGCGTGCGACTGCCGATTTTAGCGGCGCGCTTTTCTTCGAGACAATGGGTAATGGGTAATAGGATGGATCGAAAAGTATCCTTGTATTGCCAGAGCCTATTTACTCAACAGAGCAGGAAAGCCTCAAAACTAATGGTTGGTAACTTTAATCGCCACTAATATGCACGACTAATTCGCGGTTGTAGCGATGTTGGCGATGTTCCCACAGATAGATTCCTTGCCACGTACCCAGTACTAAACTACCGCGCATGATAGGGATTTGTTCGGAGGTATGGGTAAGTGCAGTGCGAATATGTGCTGGCATATCATCGGCACCTTCAGCCGAGTGAATATATTTACCATCTTCTGGGACGAGTTTGGCTAAGAAATTAGCTAAGTCGATCAATACATCCGGATCTGCATTTTCTTGAATTACCAAACTAGCAGAAGTATGCCGCAAAAACAGAGTACACAATCCAGTTTGAATTCCCGATTGAGTGACGATATTACCGATTTGTGGTGTAATTTTGACAAATGACTTAGGCGTGCTAGGAATAGTGAGAATTTTTTGATAGTGAGTCACGAGTTAGTGGATAGTTGATAGTGGATAGTTGATAGTGGATAGCCAACCATCTAAGTTTTATAGATTATCTATTCGATCGATCTTTTCGTCTACCTGCATAGGTAGATACAATTATTTATAAAATAGATACAGATCGAATGTTTAGGCGTTACTTAGATATTTGACAATCGAACTAGCGATCGTGCGATTGCCGTCAGTTGCTATTTTTGTAGTCAATCTGGGTGGTTGTAATGGTCGGTGCAAAAAATCCCAGTTCGGTGCAAAAAAATCTTCAGGCTCGATCACTTGATGATAGCCATAATCTTGCATCCCATTGAGGATAATTTCTGATTCTGCAAAGCCTGCGCGAGTGATGGAGACGATCGGTACTTGTAGTTTGAGAGCTTCAGCATAAGTACAATAGCCCGGTTTGGAGATGACTCGATCGCACAATGGCATAATATCGACGGGACGCACTGCCAGATCTAGAGCCTTAACTAGATTGGGTAAATCTGGGGCATGGCGATCGAGTGTGATAAATTGGTAGTCTGGAAATTGACTGACATTCTGATAAGGAATCGCATCTAAACTCAATCCGCCAAATGTCATTAGAATCGTGCGTTCTTTAGGTCGATCTAGCCCGAACTTTGTGCGAATCATCTCTAGCAGATACTTAGGGTCGCCGCCAGTCAAGCCGACATCTTCAATGACTGGAAATCGCTCCATTGACTCGTGCATTGGTACCCGAAACAACCTGTCACAGCATCCATAGCAATCGCTAATCCAGTCCGCAACTTGCGCGAAATCTTCACCCCAATCTCGATATATAAAGTCCCAACCAAAATTACCCGACATCCAACAGGGAACGCCTAATTTTTGAGCGATTAAAGTCGCAATCGGCGGAGCATCGCCAAAGACTAAATCCACACCATACTCTTGACAAAATGCTACTTCTTCGGCAATTATTTCATCTTTATTTGAGATGATATGCTGCCACTTAGATAACGTCGCATCCAGATCCATCTTCAAGCTATCAGCCTGAACGACTCCCACATCAAATCCTCGCTGACGATAGATAAAATCACCATCGATATAACATTCTAACAACCATTTTGGTGCCGTGGTCACTAAAATTAATTTAACCGACGGTAATAGCTTTTGCAACTGTCCGGCGATCGAGGCCGTTCTGGCAGCATGGCCGAAACCGTGGTCGGTAATCGCAATATAAATCGTAGGATTTGACATAAGAGTGATGCTGATTTTTTTAATTAATTAGCTTATGCAAACAGTGAATCAATTCATCAATTTCTGTAGTAGTTGTAAAGTAATGAGTACAAGCACGAATGCAGACAGGATCGACGATCGTGCGTAGATAAAAATGTTGCCGCTCTAGATCTCGAACTAACTTACCACAGTCACCGTCAGTTAACTGAAACGATACTAAACCCGATCGCGGTGCGGTCTGATTGAGGCACTTAACCCCTGGGACTTGTTGTAAATTTTCCCACAGATACGTAGCCAAACTCACAATTCGATCGAGCCTATCGATCGCGCTACCCCAAGCTTGATGCGTCGCAATTGCCGCGCGTAACCCTAAATATAAGGGATAAGCCGATGTCGCCACTTCATAGCGACGAGCATCATTGAATAATGGTAAGTCGGGGGTGCTATAGTCCAAACCTCGCCAGCCAATAAAAGTTGGCTCCAAACTCGCGATCGCATCTGGATGAATATACAATCCACCTACACCTTCTGGCCCACACCACCATTTATGTCCGGTGAATGCATAAAAATCTATCCCCAATTCTCCCAGTTGCAGCGGTAATAATCCAACCGATTGAGCGGCATCTACCAAAATCCGGATCGGTTGCTCGGCGTCTGGATATTGCCGAATTGCCTTTGACATTTCCGCTAGCGGTACTACCTGTCCGGTATTCCACAGCACATGACTGAGGACGACCAGTCGAGTTTGGGGTGTTAAATGTGCGACGATCGTGGCAACAGGATCGCCTGTATTTAAAGTAGCCTGAAGCGGAAATAGATCGACCGCTACTCCAAACCGCCGACAGACTTCGTTAATGCTGGCGATGACACCT harbors:
- a CDS encoding secondary thiamine-phosphate synthase enzyme YjbQ — protein: MTHYQKILTIPSTPKSFVKITPQIGNIVTQSGIQTGLCTLFLRHTSASLVIQENADPDVLIDLANFLAKLVPEDGKYIHSAEGADDMPAHIRTALTHTSEQIPIMRGSLVLGTWQGIYLWEHRQHRYNRELVVHISGD
- a CDS encoding aminotransferase class V-fold PLP-dependent enzyme; translated protein: MTVHRQQFPALANKAYFNYGGQGPMPQAALDAIIGAYQQIQTQGPFGLKTSELVIRESHLTRQEIAAELGVTADTIALTENVTAGCNIALWGLNWQAGDRILLSDCEHPGVIASINEVCRRFGVAVDLFPLQATLNTGDPVATIVAHLTPQTRLVVLSHVLWNTGQVVPLAEMSKAIRQYPDAEQPIRILVDAAQSVGLLPLQLGELGIDFYAFTGHKWWCGPEGVGGLYIHPDAIASLEPTFIGWRGLDYSTPDLPLFNDARRYEVATSAYPLYLGLRAAIATHQAWGSAIDRLDRIVSLATYLWENLQQVPGVKCLNQTAPRSGLVSFQLTDGDCGKLVRDLERQHFYLRTIVDPVCIRACTHYFTTTTEIDELIHCLHKLIN